A single genomic interval of bacterium harbors:
- the bshA gene encoding N-acetyl-alpha-D-glucosaminyl L-malate synthase BshA has protein sequence MKIGITCYPTYGGSGVVATELGKELAVLGHEIHFVSYALPIRLDKFNERIFFHEVDMLPYPLFQYPPYDLALAAKMYEIANYAGLDLFHVHYALPHAISAYLAKSMVESREVKIITTLHGTDITLVGMDRSYFPITKFGIKKSDGVTTVSKYLQTLTQTQVGRQDVEVIPNFVDTDLFKKPEESKCSRHVIAPGGEPILLHASNFRPVKRIINIIEIFERVLKKMEARLVFVGDGPERSVAERYCRDNKLTEKVLFLGRQDNLPDLMGCADVFLLPSELESFGLVALEAMACQVPVVATIVGGLPEVVVHGETGFLANLGDVDKMAEYSLEILRNSSLRQRLGENGRRRAIEVFDQKKIVPLYEKYYEKVLGN, from the coding sequence GTGAAAATAGGAATTACCTGTTATCCGACATACGGCGGCAGTGGTGTCGTCGCTACAGAGCTCGGGAAAGAGCTCGCCGTTCTGGGCCACGAAATCCACTTTGTCAGCTACGCGCTACCAATCCGTCTCGACAAATTTAATGAACGCATATTCTTCCATGAAGTGGACATGCTTCCCTATCCGCTCTTTCAGTATCCGCCTTACGATCTTGCACTTGCGGCTAAGATGTACGAGATCGCAAATTACGCGGGCCTCGACCTGTTTCACGTTCATTACGCTTTACCTCATGCGATCAGCGCCTACCTTGCAAAAAGCATGGTGGAAAGTCGAGAAGTAAAAATCATTACAACGCTTCATGGAACCGACATCACACTGGTTGGGATGGACCGTTCCTATTTTCCGATCACCAAGTTTGGAATAAAGAAGAGTGATGGCGTGACGACGGTTTCTAAGTATCTTCAGACACTCACTCAAACACAGGTAGGCAGGCAGGATGTTGAGGTGATTCCAAATTTTGTGGATACGGATCTCTTCAAGAAGCCGGAGGAATCGAAGTGCTCGCGCCATGTGATCGCGCCGGGAGGAGAACCGATTTTGCTTCATGCATCGAACTTCCGCCCGGTGAAAAGAATCATCAACATCATTGAAATTTTTGAACGCGTTTTGAAAAAAATGGAAGCGCGTCTGGTTTTTGTCGGTGACGGTCCGGAACGATCGGTCGCAGAACGTTACTGTCGCGATAACAAGCTCACGGAGAAAGTTTTGTTCCTGGGCCGGCAAGATAATTTGCCTGATCTGATGGGGTGCGCGGATGTTTTTTTGCTGCCGAGCGAACTGGAGAGTTTTGGACTTGTCGCGCTGGAAGCCATGGCCTGCCAGGTGCCTGTTGTTGCCACCATAGTGGGAGGTCTTCCGGAAGTCGTGGTTCATGGCGAAACAGGTTTTCTTGCAAATCTTGGAGATGTGGACAAGATGGCGGAATATTCGCTGGAAATCTTGCGCAACAGCAGCCTGCGGCAGAGATTAGGTGAGAACGGACGGCGTAGGGCGATCGAAGTTTTTGATCAAAAGAAAATCGTTCCGCTTTACGAAAAATACTACGAGAAGGTGCTGGGCAATTGA
- a CDS encoding ABC transporter ATP-binding protein/permease, translating to MSSLSSLKRLWPYLYRYRWPMVLGMFCVMISTSAATVAPDILRQAIDALQSKKLEHSLGYYAGGILLATIVTATFLFLMRKIMIGVSREIEYDLRNDLYAHMQLLSASYYNKMYTGDLMSRANNDLAAVRMVLGPAIMYSVNTLFTFTFALIRMGWINWELMLFALLPLPAVSWLVTRYGEIIHNRFKDVQEQFSRISTTVQENLSGIKVVKAFGREQQEIEEFKKENLEYLQQNRKLVRLWGVLYPMVEMMAGIGILIVLFFGGRYVIQGKLTLGEFVAFNTYLAMLIWPAIALGWVVNISQRGAASMGRINEILDRAPDIQSPNKPAVPDDYQINGKIEFRNVSFGYDKDRLTLKDLSFTIQPGQTVAFVGATGEGKTSLLHLLPRMYDPLSGEIFLDDIPLKQFPLKLLRKQIGYVPQDAFLFSETIQENIGFGMEEPATDSVAHAARMAHFEEEILIFPHQYQTIIGERGITLSGGQKQRATIARALGKDPSILILDDSFSNVDTYTEERILQALQEFRKGRTCILVSHRFSTIQDADRIFVLEDGTIAESGQHQSLLDDRGLYYDLYLKQLIEEELHIHR from the coding sequence TTGAGTAGTTTAAGCTCCCTGAAGCGGCTCTGGCCGTATCTGTATCGATATCGATGGCCCATGGTGCTGGGTATGTTCTGCGTGATGATCTCTACCAGCGCGGCCACCGTGGCTCCGGATATTTTGAGACAGGCAATCGATGCTCTGCAGAGTAAGAAACTGGAGCACAGTCTTGGTTACTACGCCGGCGGAATTCTCCTGGCCACAATTGTGACGGCGACATTCCTGTTCCTGATGCGAAAGATCATGATTGGCGTTTCCAGGGAGATTGAATACGATTTGCGAAATGATCTCTACGCTCATATGCAGCTACTATCAGCATCGTACTACAACAAGATGTACACGGGAGATTTGATGTCCCGCGCAAATAACGATCTGGCGGCGGTACGCATGGTTTTAGGTCCGGCAATCATGTATTCGGTAAACACGCTTTTCACCTTCACGTTTGCGCTGATCAGAATGGGATGGATCAACTGGGAACTGATGTTATTTGCTCTGTTGCCCTTGCCCGCGGTTTCCTGGCTTGTTACTCGATATGGAGAAATCATCCACAACAGGTTCAAGGATGTTCAGGAACAATTCTCACGCATCAGCACAACTGTGCAGGAGAATTTGAGCGGTATCAAAGTCGTGAAAGCATTCGGGCGTGAACAACAGGAAATTGAGGAATTCAAAAAAGAGAACCTGGAGTACCTCCAGCAAAACCGGAAACTCGTGCGGTTGTGGGGAGTCCTCTACCCGATGGTAGAAATGATGGCCGGAATCGGCATCTTGATCGTTCTGTTTTTCGGTGGACGTTACGTCATTCAAGGAAAGCTGACGCTTGGTGAATTTGTTGCGTTCAATACGTACCTTGCGATGCTGATTTGGCCGGCAATTGCGCTTGGATGGGTTGTAAACATTTCGCAACGGGGCGCTGCATCAATGGGCAGAATCAATGAAATCCTTGACCGGGCACCCGATATTCAAAGCCCGAACAAACCGGCAGTCCCGGACGACTATCAGATAAATGGAAAAATTGAATTCCGAAATGTGTCGTTCGGATATGACAAGGATCGATTGACCCTGAAAGATCTCAGTTTTACAATCCAACCGGGCCAAACCGTCGCCTTCGTGGGAGCAACCGGCGAAGGCAAAACCTCTTTGTTGCATTTGCTTCCGCGCATGTATGATCCCCTATCGGGTGAAATATTTCTCGATGACATTCCGCTCAAACAGTTTCCGCTCAAGCTGCTGAGAAAACAGATCGGTTATGTTCCCCAGGACGCATTTCTGTTCTCCGAAACGATCCAGGAGAATATCGGGTTTGGTATGGAGGAACCGGCTACGGATTCGGTTGCCCACGCGGCCCGTATGGCTCACTTTGAAGAGGAGATTCTTATTTTTCCTCATCAGTATCAAACCATAATTGGTGAGCGTGGTATTACCTTATCCGGAGGTCAGAAGCAGCGAGCTACTATAGCGCGCGCGCTTGGAAAAGATCCTTCGATTTTGATCCTGGATGATTCTTTTTCGAATGTGGATACGTATACGGAAGAACGGATCCTTCAGGCGTTGCAGGAATTCCGCAAGGGACGCACCTGCATTCTGGTTTCTCATCGCTTTTCTACAATCCAGGATGCAGACCGAATCTTTGTTCTCGAGGATGGAACCATCGCCGAATCAGGTCAGCATCAATCCTTGTTGGATGATCGCGGTTTGTACTATGACCTTTATTTAAAGCAATTGATTGAAGAAGAGCTGCATATTCACAGGTAG